One Onychostoma macrolepis isolate SWU-2019 chromosome 15, ASM1243209v1, whole genome shotgun sequence DNA segment encodes these proteins:
- the LOC131520581 gene encoding bridge-like lipid transfer protein family member 2 isoform X2, with the protein MSALLITISVFLILAVVFILIFRWFACSLAVRFFHDVLNAELKIRSVGLFSVRGISVQFQPQHTLEIDRIWISCKIVNPDLPRFLALCVGEARVRFDLQEPFRPRALKRNEENSKTPPPSPSTLHLLSQLLSFHIDSINVMVLNLALPESLWHMTSSAITLLLDHQSKRLAWDFSVGQLSSKVLKSSRLDTCLAEVSLSLALNGDVSLPGLRPGRLGLCVRTLLAELHEGLFLSQFPKPPGAAPAVCTAHTADDKEDSYVQTEAIERLHNLIPQKVNVDFENTNITLSMHSQKRHLNWTLKSLKLGYDRDDEQLPLKSFSPELSFPQSRLELLLEDGLLLSQSRQRIICLNTLRTILQVTSVDISSTVTINTCIIHYRHQEFSHWLDMLSWDQLSHKKTTRKKSVLLSPRRFPQLDAPVMISSSVSNVNVSVQLGDTPPFALGFISANTELQHLLGSEEDDVKSLSVTEKASLSLDHFWWRVGQGSHIQQAPHPAGKHVWGEALILDSLTLQSSYSKSRTVNSSPSGSACMESSLKGLQLEVSETCTLCLSRLFSVLKLDKAENVSLHSTPEKPPTRLPPLFKFKLNLEDVNTFTLSNVAGAVAVRVDTVLAEGSGENLNVSVQGVSLAVVKALTESLEPCRPAAQTPNPILTLTGFTVSYHISGRSLEVQSENALTVQWTPSDHMFLYQHVTESQSYWKALSESLRLRQKDGTESAASSSGMLVCVELASIRLTAHVAETNFITFCAEALLLSKRPGAVLMKAPHLVFNFDGNDIFSFSEAEVQMLDELEVMQQHRSQFPFLQTSRNRTWLFTAPNLAIEFPYQYDFSDTFDKAISVQKWLKTLHSSAAPSTEPCRLPPDLLVRINQFSFVFLDDVFEIKLRDNYELMKDECKESTKRLQLLDKKVADLRKQHGELLPARKIEELYTSLERKHIEIYIQRSKRLYANTPMRKSLLTWTVSELELVALADQSLHGPERIREQLRDIDGISPFPRDGLQLVIQWCRAFKFKLNAFLVRIRDYPRYLFEIREWSLSGRLMGTEQDGQLRAKRKQVVQLGQPWGDVTVYRNMPPLKFYYDVHSNISLYTIVWGPCWDPAWTLIGQAVDLLTKPTADPSPLLTWWDKSRLLLHGRWMMDIEQANLHQLATEDPYNTTENLHWEWSKLNFDWNPGQFVFKGDLDVNVRTASKYDDICFLHLPSLCMTLDLQWLCHGNPHDHHAVMLCAVESVADVTSGQPHDSYRAFRSENLNLSITMDLDQHCGKEPSQPRILLYSSTLRWMQNFWATWTSVSRPICRGKLFHSLRPIRRKLGQHYKQMSYTACFPQLQVHYWASFAQQRGIQVECSKGHVFTRGAQRLIPQAGTVMRRLISEWNVTQMVSELSLVTVHLMASTWDETADHQINAQVKKTHLLSLSSLSYQRQSNRIEEEVNSKDESNASYTHKLCLVDLRASWTTTNRNIAFGLYDGYKKAAVLKRNLSTEALKGLRIDTQMQMKKLKRSMSSYSSNTAPATPVITTTTRPEKSQNEGTSMLQKLIEETDKFVVFSEEDSGVSDQLCGIAACQTDDVYNRNWFIELVNGQMMLRGTETAGCVLVSAAKAQLLQCEHHPAWYSDTLKQKTTWTCLLDGMQYFATMEQNPSEQEDWQLWLEVKNIEEHRQRNLDSVQELMESGQAVGGMVSTTTDWNQPSQVQETQQVQRIISRCSCRMYYIGYSHDIDPELATSIKPPEIRDRHEKEDLLKKQAGAVDTFTLIHNDLEISTNPVQYSMILDIVNNLLLHVEPRRKEHSERKQRVRFQLEISSNPEEQRSSILHLQEAVRQHLAQIRCLEKQIYSNMRSQSEEFRGDELSDINLRLQNQLNQEKTDMQMKSEELNILIRCFKDFQLQRANKLELRKPPEDVSVVRRTEFYFAQARWCLTEEDGQLGIAELELQRFMYSKLNKSDDTAEHLLELGWFTMNNLLPNAAYKVVLRPQSPCQSGRQLALRIFSKVRPPVGGISVKEHFEVNVVPLTIQLMYQFFKRMMGFFFPGRNVEEEEVGDEEDKFRLVTTGVVKPRQLSEDSIGGLGPGKGVAQGLNRTSGVRRSFRKPPEHPVDDIDKMKERAAMNNSFIYIKIPQVPLCVSYKGEKSSVDWKDLNLVLPCLEYHNNTWTWLDFAMAVKRDSRKALVAQMIKEKLRLKPASGSESRGKATDGKMDSSLQQQVEDEKARLLIGLSTADKSSSKKSIFSRRK; encoded by the exons ATGTCTGCCCTGCTGATTACCATCTCAGTATTTCTCATCTTGGCAGTTGTATTCATTTTGATCTTTAG ATGGTTTGCTTGCAGTTTGGCTGTCCGTTTTTTCCACGATGTCCTGAATGCAGAGCTAAAGATCAGATCTGTGGGTCTTTTCTCAGTGCGAGGAATCAGTGTTCAGTTTCAGCCTCAACACACTCTA GAAATTGACAGAATATGGATTTCTTGCAAAATAGTTAACCCGGACTTGCC GAGGTTTTTGGCGTTGTGTGTGGGTGAGGCTCGGGTCCGCTTTGACCTACAGGAGCCATTTAGGCCCCGGGCTCTCAAAAGGAATGAGGAGAATTCAAAAACACCTCCTCCGAGTCCCTCTACCCTGCACCTCCTCTCTCAG CTGCTGTCATTCCACATTGACTCTATAAATGTGATGGTGTTGAATCTGGCCCTGCCTGAGTCCCTCTGGCACATGACATCCTCTGCCATCACTTTGCTGCTGGATCATCAAAGTAAAAG GTTGGCCTGGGATTTCTCAGTGGGACAACTTAGCAGTAAAGTTCTGAAGAGCAGCAGACTG GACACGTGTCTGGCTGAGGTATCGCTGAGTCTGGCCCTGAATGGTGACGTGAGTCTGCCTGGTCTGAGGCCGGGTCGTCTGGGACTGTGTGTGAGAACACTGCTGGCTGAGCTTCACGAGGGCCTGTTCCTCAGCCAGTTCCCCAAACCTCCAGGAGCTGCTCCTGCTGTCTGCACAGCTCATACTGCAG atgacaAAGAAGACTCTTACGTCCAAACTGAAGCAATTGAGCGTCTTCACAACCTGATTCCACAGAAGGTCAATGTGGATTTTGAAAACACTAATATCACACTCTCCATGCACAGTCAGAAGAG ACATTTGAACTGGACTTTAAAATCTCTGAAGCTGGGTTATGATCGTGATGATGAGCAGCTTCCTCTGAAGAGTTTCTCCCCTGAGCTCAGTTTCCCACAGAGCCGCCTGGAGCTTCTGCTGGAGG ATGGTCTCTTACTGTCACAAAGTCGACAGAGAATTATATGTCTGAACACACTCAGAACAATACTGCAG GTGACATCTGTTGACATCTCTAGCACGGTCACCATCAACACTTGTATCATCCACTACCGTCATCAAGAGTTCTCCCATTGGCTGGACATGTTGTCATGGGACCAGCTCtcacataaaaaaacaactcGTAAAAAAAG TGTCCTTTTGTCTCCCAGGCGTTTCCCTCAGCTGGACGCTCCCGTGATGATAAGCTCCTCCGTGTCTAATGTCAATGTGTCAGTGCAGTTGGGAGATACGCCACCCTTTGCCCTGGGCTTCATCTCCGCCAACACTG AACTGCAGCACTTGTTGGGCTCAGAAGAGGATGACGTGAAGAGTCTGAGTGTGACTGAGAAAGCCTCTCTCTCCCTGGATCATTTCTGGTGGCGTGTGGGCCAGGGTTCCCATATCCAGCAGGCTCCTCACCCAGCTGGAAAACATGTCTGGGGGGAAGCCCTTATCCTAGACTCTCTTACACTACAG AGCAGCTATAGTAAGTCGAGGACGGTGAACTCCAGCCCTTCTGGGAGTGCTTGTATGGAGTCCAGTCTGAAAGGCCTGCAGCTGGAAGTGTCCGAGACCTGCACTCTGTGTCTGTCACGTCTGTTCTCCGTTCTCAAACTGGACAAAGCAGAAAACGTCTCCTTACATTCCACTCCAGAAAAGCCTCCAACCCGTCTACCACCTCTCTTTAAGTTTAAACTCAATCTTGAGGATGTAAACACATTCACACTCTCCAATGTGGCAG GGGCTGTTGCAGTGAGGGTGGACACAGTGCTAGCTGAAGGATCGGGGGAGAATTTGAATGTTTCTGTCCAAGGTGTTTCTTTGGCTGTGGTGAAGGCCCTCACTGAGAGTCTGGAGCCCTGCCGCCCAGCCGCCCAAACTCCTAACCCCATCTTGACCCTAACAGGATTTACTGTCTCCTATCACATCAGCGGCCGCAGTCTGGAG GTGCAGAGTGAAAACGCTTTAACAGTGCAGTGGACACCATCGGATCACATGTTTTTGTATCAGCACGTCACAGAGAGCCAAAGCTATTGGAAGGCGCTGTCTGAATCTCTAAGGCTACGACAGAAGGATGGAACAGAGTCTGCAGCCTCTTCATCTGGCATGTTAGTTTGTGTAGAGTTGGCAAGCATACGGCTCACTGCCCATGTGGCCGAGACAAACTTCATCACCTTCTGTGCAGAAGCACTGTTGCTCTCCAAACGGCCTGGAGCCGTGCTGATGAAAGCTCCTCATTTGGTGTTCAACTTTGATGGCAACGACATCTTCTCCTTTTCTGAAGCCGAGGTGCAGATGCTGGATGAGCTCGAGGTGATGCAACAGCACAGATCTCAATTCCCTTTCCTCCAAACATCTCGCAATCGCACTTGGCTCTTCACTGCACCCAACCTTGCCATTGAGTTCCCTTACCAGTACGACTTCTCTGACACTTTCGATAAGGCCATCAGCGTGCAGAAGTGGCTGAAGACCCTACACAGCAGTGCTGCCCCATCGACAGAACCTTGTCGCCTTCCGCCGGACCTGCTGGTCCGCATCAACCAGTTCTCCTTTGTGTTCCTGGACGACGTGTTTGAGATCAAACTACGCGACAATTACGAGCTAATGAAGGATGAATGCAAGGAAAGCACCAAGCGCCTGCAGCTGCTGGACAAGAAAGTAGCCGACCTACGCAAGCAGCATGGTGAGCTCCTGCCGGCCCGTAAGATCGAGGAGCTCTACACCTCCCTTGAGCGCAAGCACATCGAGATCTACATTCAGCGGTCCAAGCGGCTGTACGCCAACACGCCCATGCGCAAGTCCCTGCTCACCTGGACGGTGTCAGAGTTGGAGCTGGTGGCGCTTGCGGATCAGTCGTTGCACGGGCCTGAGCGGATCCGAGAGCAGCTGCGGGACATCGATGGCATCAGCCCCTTCCCTAGAGATGGCCTGCAGCTGGTGATCCAGTGGTGCCGTGCTTTTAAATTCAAGCTTAATGCATTTCTGG TGCGAATCCGGGACTATCCTCGTTACCTGTTTGAGATCAGAGAGTGGTCGCTGTCGGGACGTCTGATGGGCACCGAGCAGGACGGGCAGCTGAGAGCAAAGCGCAAACAGGTGGTCCAACTCGGCCAGCCATGGGGTGATGTGACCGTTTACAGAAATATGCCACCCCTGAAGTTCTACTACGACGTCCATT CAAATATTTCCCTCTACACTATTGTGTGGGGGCCGTGCTGGGATCCTGCTTGGACGCTGATTGGCCAGGCTGTTGATTTACTGACCAAACCCACAGCTGACCCGTCCCCCCTTCTGACCTGGTGGGATAAAAGCAGACTTCTTCTACATGGCCGCTGGATGATGGACATCGAACAGGCCAACCTGCATCAGCTTGCTACTGAG GACCCTTACAACACCACGGAGAACCTGCACTGGGAGTGGAGCAAGCTGAACTTTGACTGGAATCCTGGGCAGTTTGTCTTCAAGGGTGACCTGGACGTCAATGTTAGAACAGCCTCCAA GTATGATGATATCTGCTTCCTGCACCTTCCGAGCCTTTGTATGACCCTTGACCTCCAATGGTTATGTCATGGTAATCCACATGACCACCATGCCGTAATGCTCTGTGCTGTGGAAAGCGTTGCGGATGTCACCTCAGGCCAGCCGCACGACTCCTACAGGGCCTTCCGCTCTGAAAACCTCAACCTCTCCATCACCATGGACCTCGACCAGCACTGTGGCAAAG AGCCCAGTCAGCCCAGAATCCTCCTCTACAGCAGCACCCTGCGCTGGATGCAGAACTTCTGGGCCACGTGGACCAGTGTGTCCCGGCCCATCTGCAGAGGCAAGCTCTTCCACAGCCTCAGACCCATCCGCAGGAAGCTTGGCCAGCACTACAAGCAGATGTCCTATACAGCATGTTTTCCACAGCTACAG GTCCATTACTGGGCATCATTTGCTCAGCAGAGGGGCATTCAGGTGGAGTGCAGTAAAGGTCATGTCTTCACCAGAGGAGCACAGAGGCTCATCCCACAGG CTGGCACTGTGATGAGACGACTGATCTCCGAGTGGAACGTTACTCAGATGGTGAGCGAGCTTTCTCTGGTCACCGTGCACCTCATGGCCTCCACATGGGACGAGACAGCCGACCACCAGATCAATGCCCAGGTGAAGAAGACCCACCTGCTCAGCCTATCCTCACTCAGCTACCAGAGACAGAGCAACCGCATAGAGGAG GAGGTAAACTCAAAAGACGAGAGCAATGCTTCCTACACGCACAAGTTGTGTTTGGTGGACCTTAGGGCTTCTTGGACCACCACCAACCGGAATATTGCCTTTGGTTTGTATGATGGCTATAAGAAAGCAGCCGTGCTGAAGAGAAACCTCTCCACCGAGGCTCTGAAGGGTCTGCGGATCGACACCCAGATGCAGATGAAAAAGCTGAAGCGCTCCATGTCCAGCTACTCCTCCAACACAGCTCCCGCTACACCAGTCATCACCACAACCACTCGCCCAGAGAAGAGTCAAAATGAAG GAACGTCCATGCTACAGAAGCTTATTGAGGAGACCGATAAGTTTGTGGTCTTCTCTGAAGAGGACTCCGGAGTGAGCGACCAGCTCTGTGGAATTGCCGCGTGCCAGACGGATGATGTTTACAACCGCAACTGGTTCATAGAGCTTGTCAACGGTCAG ATGATGCTGCGAGGCACTGAGACTGCCGGCTGCGTGCTGGTGTCTGCCGCCAAGGCACAACTACTGCAGTGTGAACACCATCCTGCTTGGTATAGCGACACACTCAAGCAGAAGACCACTTGGACATGCCTGCTGGATGGAATGCAGTACTTCGCCACCATGGAGCAAAACCCCTCTGAACAGGAGGACTGGCAGCTGTGGCTGGAG GTAAAGAACATTGAGGAACACAGGCAGAGGAACCTGGACTCAGTCCAGGAGCTGATGGAGAGTGGCCAGGCTGTCGGAGGCATGGTCAGCACCACCACAG ATTGGAACCAGCCGTCCCAAGTGCAGGAGACCCAGCAGGTCCAACGTATCATCTCTCGCTGTAGCTGTCGCATGTACTACATCGGGTACAGCCATGACATCGACCCTGAACTGGCCACCTCCATCAAACCGCCAGAGATCCGTGACCGCCATGAGAAGGAGGACCTTTTAAAGAAACAGGCTG GTGCAGTTGACACTTTCACCCTCATCCACAATGACCTGGAGATTTCCACCAATCCAGTGCAGTACTCCATGATCCTGGACATAGTCAATAACCTGCTGCTCCACGTGGAGCCCCGGCGCAAG GAGCACAGTGAGAGGAAACAGCGTGTGCGTTTCCAGCTAGAGATCTCCAGCAACCCTGAGGAGCAGCGTAGCAGTATCTTGCACCTTCAGGAAGCGGTACGCCAGCATTTGGCTCAGATCCGTTGCCTGGAGAAACAGATCTACTCCAATATGAGG TCCCAGTCAGAAGAGTTCAGAGGAGACGAGCTGTCGGACATCAACCTGCGCCTGCAGAATCAGCTCAACCAAGAGAAGACGGACATGCAGATGAAGAGTGAGGAGCTCAACATCCTCATCCG GTGTTTTAAGGACTTCCAACTGCAAAGAGCAAACAAACTGGAGCTGCGTAAACCCCCAGAGGACGTTAGCGTTGTGCGTCGTACCGAGTTCTACTTTGCTCAGGCACGCTGGTGTCTCACAGAAGAAGATGGACAGTTGGGTATAGCTGAACTTGAACTGCAAAGGTTCATGTACAGCAAG TTGAATAAGTCTGATGACACAGCAGAACATCTCCTGGAATTGGGCTGGTTCACCATGAATAACCTGCTTCCCAATGCTGCGTACAAG GTGGTTTTGCGCCCTCAGAGCCCCTGCCAATCAGGACGCCAGCTCGCCCTCCGTATCTTCAGTAAGGTCCGCCCCCCGGTGGGAGGGATTTCCGTCAAGGAGCACTTTGAG gTAAATGTGGTACCACTCACCATTCAGCTCATGTACCAGTTCTTCAAGAGGATGATGGGATTTTTCTTCCCCGGACGAAATGTGGAAGAAGAGGAAGTTGGGGATGAAGAAGACAAGTTTAGATTGGTTACTACAG